A genome region from Nitrospira sp. includes the following:
- the leuD gene encoding 3-isopropylmalate dehydratase small subunit encodes MDAFTTLTGLVAPLDRLNVDTDQIIPKQFLKTIKRTGLREGLFYDWRRRKDGSQDPAFFLNQPRYHNATMLLARDNFGCGSSREHAPWALLDQGFRCVLAPSFADIFYNNCFQNGILPVVLTGPQIQTLFEGVTDREGYQLTVDLAAQQVTAPDGATYHFEIDPFRKDCLYRGLDAIGLTLQQAGHITEYEQRRRTQAPWLFQDVR; translated from the coding sequence ATGGACGCATTCACAACTTTGACAGGCCTGGTCGCTCCGTTGGACCGGCTCAATGTCGACACCGATCAGATCATTCCGAAACAGTTTTTAAAGACCATCAAGCGAACCGGCCTGCGGGAAGGACTGTTTTACGATTGGCGGCGGCGGAAGGATGGCTCGCAGGATCCCGCCTTCTTCCTCAACCAGCCCCGCTATCACAACGCCACGATGCTGCTGGCGCGCGACAACTTCGGCTGCGGATCATCACGCGAACACGCGCCATGGGCGCTGCTCGACCAAGGGTTTCGTTGCGTCCTCGCCCCGAGCTTCGCGGATATTTTCTACAACAACTGCTTTCAAAACGGTATTCTCCCCGTGGTGCTGACAGGACCTCAAATCCAAACCCTGTTCGAAGGCGTCACAGACCGCGAAGGCTATCAGCTGACGGTCGACCTGGCGGCGCAACAAGTCACGGCGCCGGACGGCGCGACCTACCATTTCGAGATCGATCCGTTCCGAAAAGATTGTCTGTACCGAGGATTGGACGCGATCGGCCTCACGCTCCAACAGGCCGGTCACATCACGGAATATGAACAACGCCGTCGTACACAAGCCCCCTGGCTGTTTCAAGACGTGCGCTAA
- the corA gene encoding magnesium/cobalt transporter CorA, whose product MKLKHKHSRKAGLPPGTLVHIGEKKSETVTISVYEYGEGQFQERTVSKPDEIVMTGEPTVRWVDVGGIHKMDVLETFGKMFGLHPLLLEDIANTDQRPKLDDYGSYGYVVLKMLYEGDREGDINVEQVSLVFSENFLLSFQENGGDVFQGVKERLRNGKGRLRHAGADYLLYALMDSIVDRYFVILETLGERIEALQDLCVTNPGPETLRDIHGLKRQLLFLRRSVWPLRDVMNNLSRSDGQFLQGSTKVFFRDVYDHIIQIGDTIETLREMVSSMMEVYLSSVSYRLNGVMKVLTIITTIFMPLSFIASIYGMNFEHMPELKSPWGYPAVLGVMATTGMAMLYFFKQKKWL is encoded by the coding sequence ATGAAGCTGAAGCACAAACATTCCCGCAAGGCGGGCTTGCCGCCCGGCACACTGGTCCATATCGGTGAAAAAAAGTCCGAGACGGTCACGATCTCGGTGTACGAATACGGCGAGGGACAGTTCCAAGAGCGGACGGTGTCGAAGCCGGACGAGATCGTGATGACCGGGGAGCCGACGGTTCGATGGGTGGACGTCGGTGGCATCCACAAGATGGATGTGCTGGAGACCTTCGGGAAAATGTTCGGCCTCCATCCCTTGCTGCTGGAAGATATCGCGAATACCGACCAACGCCCGAAACTCGACGACTATGGCTCATACGGGTATGTCGTGCTCAAGATGCTGTATGAAGGGGACCGGGAGGGAGACATCAACGTCGAGCAGGTCAGTCTGGTATTCAGTGAGAACTTTCTCCTGTCCTTTCAAGAGAACGGCGGGGATGTCTTTCAAGGTGTGAAAGAGCGGTTGCGGAACGGAAAAGGCCGGTTACGTCATGCCGGCGCGGATTATCTCTTGTACGCGCTGATGGATTCGATTGTGGACCGGTATTTCGTCATTCTGGAGACGCTGGGTGAACGAATTGAGGCGCTCCAGGATTTGTGCGTCACAAACCCCGGCCCAGAGACATTGCGCGATATCCACGGCCTCAAGCGGCAACTGCTGTTTCTGCGTCGCTCCGTCTGGCCGCTCCGGGATGTTATGAACAATTTGTCGCGTTCGGACGGGCAATTTCTGCAGGGGTCGACGAAGGTCTTTTTCCGCGATGTCTATGACCACATCATTCAGATCGGCGATACGATCGAGACGTTGCGTGAAATGGTGTCGTCCATGATGGAAGTGTATTTATCCAGCGTGAGTTATCGCTTGAACGGCGTCATGAAAGTGCTGACGATCATCACGACGATTTTCATGCCGCTCAGTTTTATCGCGAGTATCTACGGGATGAATTTCGAGCACATGCCGGAATTGAAATCACCCTGGGGATATCCGGCCGTACTCGGCGTCATGGCGACCACCGGAATGGCCATGCTGTATTTTTTCAAGCAGAAGAAGTGGCTCTAG
- a CDS encoding 3'(2'),5'-bisphosphate nucleotidase CysQ has product MTMDRELSILSEALRQAGREALRFAAIGFDTYTKPDRSPVTSADLAVNQILRDSLSSAFPEDGWLSEETEDTEERLSRDRVWIVDPIDGTRSFVRGLPEFCLSVALVEHGVPVVAAIFNPATGECFSAIRGRGIRIDRQSDAGQPPFTPPERPLALVNPWEHRVGRFRTLEPHLHCRPIGSIAYALALVAAGQADAAVTLDGGNEWDIAAGVLLIEESGGRATTATGHPFTFNRADPRVTGTLAIGTALTSPARTHLMQLSAERTALRTPLP; this is encoded by the coding sequence ATGACGATGGATCGTGAACTCAGCATCTTGTCGGAAGCCCTGAGGCAAGCCGGGCGTGAAGCACTCCGATTCGCGGCCATCGGATTCGACACCTACACCAAGCCGGATCGGTCACCCGTCACCTCTGCCGACCTGGCGGTCAATCAGATCCTGCGAGACAGCTTGTCGTCGGCGTTTCCTGAAGACGGATGGTTGTCCGAGGAAACAGAGGATACCGAGGAGCGACTCAGCAGGGACCGCGTCTGGATTGTCGATCCGATCGACGGAACGCGCTCATTTGTGCGGGGCCTGCCTGAGTTTTGCCTGTCAGTGGCCCTGGTTGAGCATGGCGTGCCGGTCGTCGCAGCGATCTTCAATCCGGCCACCGGTGAGTGTTTTTCGGCCATTCGCGGACGCGGCATTCGCATCGACCGCCAGTCCGATGCCGGCCAGCCTCCGTTTACTCCCCCTGAGCGGCCACTTGCCCTTGTGAATCCATGGGAACACCGGGTCGGCCGCTTCCGGACCCTTGAGCCCCATCTACATTGCCGTCCGATCGGATCGATTGCCTATGCCCTCGCGTTAGTCGCCGCCGGGCAGGCCGATGCCGCCGTGACGTTGGACGGGGGCAATGAGTGGGACATCGCCGCCGGCGTTCTGTTGATCGAAGAAAGCGGAGGGCGCGCCACCACGGCCACAGGCCATCCGTTTACGTTTAACCGCGCCGATCCCAGGGTGACAGGCACGTTGGCCATCGGTACAGCCCTGACCTCGCCGGCGCGCACACACCTGATGCAACTCAGTGCCGAGCGTACCGCTCTTCGCACCCCCCTCCCTTGA
- a CDS encoding NAD(P)-dependent oxidoreductase, whose protein sequence is MNVALLGTGLLGQAVAERLHATGHHLSAYNRTPEKTLALQQQGIHIALTAGEAIAATDVVVLMLADATAIRAVLLDPSTSQALRNRTIIQMGTIGPSESGSIGEDIERLGGQYLEAPVLGSIAEAKSGTLLIMVGATPEQFVTWSPLLHALSSDVRLIGPVGKAAVMKLALNQLIAAETAAFALSLGLVRRGGVEVDTFMAVLRKSALYAPTFEKKLPRLAERNYARPNFSTRHLLKDVELTLAAADTAQLSPGGLPGVRSLLLDTIAMGLGDVDYSALYERVDPATSGSPDNLGQ, encoded by the coding sequence ATGAACGTGGCCTTGTTAGGCACAGGGTTGCTGGGGCAGGCGGTGGCGGAACGGCTGCATGCTACCGGTCATCACCTATCGGCCTATAATCGTACTCCTGAAAAAACCCTGGCGCTGCAGCAACAGGGTATTCACATCGCCTTAACGGCGGGAGAAGCGATCGCCGCTACAGACGTGGTCGTCCTCATGCTGGCAGACGCGACGGCCATTCGTGCCGTGCTGCTCGATCCCTCAACCAGCCAGGCACTTCGCAATCGCACGATCATTCAAATGGGGACAATCGGTCCGTCGGAAAGTGGTTCGATCGGAGAAGACATCGAGCGCTTGGGGGGACAATACCTGGAAGCGCCGGTGCTAGGAAGCATCGCCGAAGCCAAATCGGGCACCCTCCTGATCATGGTCGGAGCGACTCCGGAGCAGTTTGTCACCTGGTCACCGCTCCTGCATGCCCTCAGTTCGGACGTGCGCCTGATCGGCCCGGTGGGAAAAGCCGCCGTGATGAAGCTCGCGCTGAATCAACTCATTGCCGCAGAAACGGCGGCCTTCGCCCTGAGTCTTGGACTGGTTCGTCGAGGCGGGGTGGAGGTGGATACCTTTATGGCCGTGTTGCGAAAAAGCGCCCTCTATGCGCCGACGTTCGAGAAGAAGTTGCCTCGACTCGCGGAACGCAACTATGCCCGGCCAAACTTTTCGACCCGACACCTGTTGAAAGATGTGGAGTTAACCCTTGCCGCCGCAGACACCGCACAGCTCTCCCCAGGCGGACTCCCGGGGGTCCGATCACTGCTCCTCGACACCATTGCCATGGGGCTAGGCGATGTGGACTACTCAGCGCTCTATGAACGGGTAGATCCTGCAACGAGTGGGTCACCGGATAACCTAGGACAGTAG
- a CDS encoding PAS domain S-box protein — protein MSTAPFPDNEPQRIEALMRYEILDTDPETNFDDLVQLAAGLCETPIALISLVDPLRQWFKAKVGIATCETSRDLAFCAHAILQRDILEVPDALEDERFATNPLVTGEPFIRFYAGAPLISTEGYSLGTLCVIDRTPRHLTTNQRQTLAILGRQVLSQLELRLRNLQLARTLAAQKQFEALHTRILFAFDHAMEGIALLDQSGRYAYMNRAHANIYGYDTAELIGKSWKHLYAPEWTAKIETVFFPLLMKSGHWHGETTGMKKLGDSISTEVSFVLLPTQDNQEVWLLCTCRDQTIQKAARDKILDTQARLQAVLDSATEIAIIAMNPEGLITVFNRGAEWMLAYEAYEMVGKQSPLVLHRPSELESRAQELSSRFGCPIEGFDILVEEVRRDAYEEREWTYVRKDGQPIPVTLLITAMWDAFGNITGYLAIARDLTQTKQAEAALRRSEERYQVAVRGSSDGIWDWNILTNELYVSPRYKELLGYDDHDTDHVFSSLSSRRHPDDERSIAAAVAAHLSERTPYDAEYRLRTKSNEYRWFRARGQAMWNAQGQAVRMAGSITDITDRKAAETALADAASELARRNTELQQARDHALAATKAKSEFLASMSHEIRTPMNAIVGMADLLQETSLSAVQQEYVNRFSRATSSLLELINDILDLSKIEAGHLELESIPFDLHDLIDRTAESMAVRAHAKGIHLIAFVHPDAPISLIGDPTRLRQVLINLVGNAIKFTEHGEVVVRVEPILDQTLSKSLRFSISDTGIGIPSEKIGSIFESFTQVDSSTTRKYGGTGLGLSISKRIVALMGGRLTVESQLGKGSTFSFVLRCETPLSEPMAAPPSTSLQGHRILVVDGNHTQRTMMREHLSRLGALIVESPDGATALIALDAAGQRAQPIDLVIIDDRLLDQHGVELAKAIRARPDGAALPLVIHTAEVQRNAVRRSDELENVMYLYKPLSRARLLDSVTLALEQQPTTPPPPATTPVHPEPADHAPLSILLVEDLEDNRKLIALFLQGTPYQLDIAENGAIAVEKFQAGRYDLVLMDIQMPVMDGYQATSAIRAWEQSQKRDATPIIALTAHAFKEDIDKSQDAGCNAHLTKPIRKKTFLEAIRQHARRREPRAA, from the coding sequence ATGAGTACCGCTCCGTTCCCCGACAACGAACCCCAACGGATCGAAGCCCTCATGCGGTATGAGATCCTCGATACCGATCCGGAAACGAACTTTGATGATCTCGTGCAGCTGGCCGCGGGGCTCTGCGAAACGCCGATCGCGCTGATCAGCCTGGTTGATCCACTGCGGCAATGGTTCAAGGCGAAGGTGGGAATCGCGACCTGTGAGACCTCGCGCGATCTGGCATTCTGCGCCCATGCCATCCTCCAGCGCGATATCCTGGAAGTCCCGGATGCACTCGAAGACGAACGGTTTGCAACCAACCCCCTCGTGACAGGAGAGCCCTTCATTCGGTTTTACGCCGGCGCGCCACTCATCAGCACGGAAGGGTATAGCCTCGGCACGCTGTGCGTGATCGATCGGACACCTCGTCATCTGACGACGAACCAGCGGCAGACCCTGGCCATCCTCGGACGGCAAGTCCTCAGTCAGCTTGAGTTACGCTTGCGGAATCTTCAACTGGCGAGAACCCTGGCCGCCCAAAAACAATTCGAAGCGCTCCACACACGGATACTCTTCGCCTTTGACCACGCCATGGAGGGGATCGCCCTCCTGGATCAATCCGGGCGCTACGCCTACATGAACCGAGCGCATGCGAACATCTACGGCTACGACACCGCCGAACTGATCGGGAAATCGTGGAAACATCTCTACGCACCCGAATGGACCGCGAAGATCGAGACCGTATTCTTCCCTCTCCTCATGAAATCGGGGCATTGGCATGGGGAAACGACCGGCATGAAGAAGCTGGGAGACAGTATCTCCACTGAAGTCTCCTTCGTCCTCCTCCCTACCCAAGACAATCAAGAGGTGTGGCTCCTCTGCACCTGCCGAGATCAAACAATACAGAAGGCGGCTCGGGATAAGATTCTCGACACCCAAGCGCGGCTCCAGGCAGTACTCGATTCCGCCACAGAAATCGCCATCATCGCAATGAACCCTGAAGGCCTTATTACCGTATTCAACCGCGGGGCGGAATGGATGCTTGCCTATGAAGCGTACGAGATGGTGGGAAAACAATCGCCACTCGTGCTGCATCGTCCCTCCGAACTGGAGTCCCGCGCACAGGAGTTGTCGAGCCGGTTCGGCTGTCCCATCGAAGGATTCGACATTTTAGTCGAAGAAGTCCGGCGTGACGCATATGAGGAACGGGAATGGACCTACGTCCGGAAGGACGGCCAGCCGATTCCCGTCACCCTCTTGATCACCGCCATGTGGGATGCCTTTGGTAACATCACCGGCTATCTCGCAATTGCCAGGGATCTGACCCAAACCAAACAGGCGGAAGCCGCCCTGCGCAGGAGCGAGGAACGCTATCAGGTCGCCGTCCGCGGGTCGAGCGACGGCATTTGGGATTGGAACATCCTGACGAACGAGCTGTATGTCTCACCGCGCTACAAAGAACTCCTCGGGTACGACGACCACGATACCGACCACGTCTTCAGCAGCCTGTCGTCCCGCCGGCATCCGGACGACGAGCGTAGCATCGCGGCTGCAGTGGCCGCGCATCTGAGCGAACGGACGCCCTACGACGCGGAGTACCGGTTGCGCACAAAGTCGAATGAGTACCGCTGGTTTCGCGCGCGGGGACAGGCGATGTGGAACGCCCAGGGGCAAGCGGTCCGCATGGCGGGATCAATCACCGATATCACCGACCGCAAGGCCGCGGAAACCGCCCTGGCGGATGCCGCCTCAGAGCTGGCGCGTCGAAACACAGAACTGCAACAGGCGCGGGACCATGCCCTGGCGGCCACGAAAGCCAAGAGTGAGTTTCTGGCCTCCATGAGCCACGAGATCCGAACACCGATGAATGCGATTGTCGGGATGGCCGACCTGCTTCAAGAAACCTCCCTCTCAGCGGTGCAACAGGAATATGTCAATCGATTCAGCCGCGCGACCAGCAGTCTATTGGAACTGATTAACGACATCCTGGACTTGTCAAAAATCGAAGCCGGGCACTTGGAACTGGAATCGATTCCGTTCGACCTGCATGATCTGATCGACAGAACCGCGGAGTCGATGGCCGTCCGCGCCCATGCCAAGGGCATCCACTTGATTGCGTTCGTCCACCCAGACGCTCCCATCTCACTCATCGGCGATCCCACCCGCCTGAGGCAGGTCCTGATCAACCTAGTCGGCAACGCGATCAAATTTACAGAACACGGAGAAGTCGTGGTCCGGGTGGAACCCATCCTTGATCAGACGCTGTCGAAGTCCCTTCGCTTCTCCATTTCGGATACCGGCATCGGCATCCCGAGCGAAAAGATCGGCTCCATTTTCGAGAGCTTTACGCAGGTCGACTCCTCCACCACCCGCAAGTATGGCGGAACCGGTCTCGGGCTGAGCATTTCAAAACGCATCGTGGCGTTGATGGGGGGACGGCTCACGGTCGAGAGCCAGCTCGGGAAGGGGAGCACCTTCTCCTTCGTGCTGCGCTGCGAAACACCGCTGTCCGAACCCATGGCGGCACCGCCCTCGACGTCGCTCCAAGGACATCGGATTCTCGTGGTGGACGGCAATCACACCCAGCGAACGATGATGCGAGAGCATTTATCCAGACTCGGCGCGCTGATTGTCGAATCACCGGATGGAGCCACGGCGTTGATCGCCCTTGATGCGGCCGGACAACGGGCCCAACCGATCGACCTGGTCATCATCGACGATCGCCTCCTGGACCAGCATGGGGTGGAACTCGCAAAAGCCATCCGCGCCAGACCTGACGGCGCCGCGCTGCCGTTGGTGATTCACACCGCGGAAGTGCAGCGGAATGCCGTGCGCCGGAGCGACGAATTGGAGAACGTCATGTATCTGTATAAGCCACTCAGCCGCGCACGTTTACTCGACTCGGTCACCCTTGCGCTGGAACAGCAGCCAACCACCCCTCCGCCTCCTGCAACGACGCCTGTTCACCCCGAGCCAGCCGACCACGCTCCGCTGTCCATCCTCCTAGTCGAAGACCTGGAAGACAACCGCAAGTTGATCGCCTTGTTCCTGCAGGGAACGCCGTATCAATTAGACATCGCGGAGAACGGGGCCATCGCGGTCGAAAAGTTTCAAGCGGGCCGATATGACCTGGTGTTGATGGATATTCAGATGCCGGTCATGGACGGATATCAGGCCACGAGCGCCATTCGAGCCTGGGAACAGAGTCAGAAGCGGGACGCCACGCCGATCATTGCCCTGACAGCCCACGCGTTCAAAGAAGATATCGACAAAAGCCAAGACGCCGGCTGTAACGCGCACCTCACGAAACCCATTAGGAAGAAGACGTTCCTGGAGGCCATTCGACAGCACGCCCGACGGCGTGAGCCCCGCGCGGCATAG
- a CDS encoding response regulator: MKQIWQHGALASSKWFTRLILVVALLPLLVGGIVLWHVETRLVADAGQNVATVAAESANKLDMIVHERINSITLLSHAPVLSTQNRKKIQPILRALLDLAPEFSWVALTDATGRVIAATEDSLIGKDFGRNAAFLSLRNGAQTAVEDAVMSPDDHGQFAMTMMARVNGPAGEWKGGVIARIGVPTLEDVLTQSVMALQTLWGNAVHLEYQLINHRGDLIADSFLREEGQHNLRQMGVPSAQLTDISSSGFVEEWYPRRKTQVITGYARTQGYDDEGRLYWSILVRADRHDILAPILTSILIIGLAGALVIASLIAVLLWSTISLKRAWLQTQHEHRRTLAAEARFLKVLDASPDAFVMADDAGRIVYVNRVVESTFGYRPDELVGWPVETLMPERYQRAHPTQPRQDTAAPYTRPTSDNDDLIGQHKDGHEFPILISLSSVDMEDGCYALSAIRDISLLKQAQEERERLGRNIRLLLDSTAEGLCGMDLHGRCTFVNPAGAELLGHTPDELLGQPLHALIHHSHTDGSPCPEERCALTQVYRTGKGCRLDDDGLWRKDRSLFSAEIDARPVYEAGLLSGAVIAFTDISERKHTELALATAAAILKERNAELLDARDQAWAATKAKSEFLASMSHEIRTPMNAIIGMADLLKETTLTVDQRHYVDRFSHAADALLELINDILDLSKIEAGHLNLETIPLDLRDVIESTAELLAGRAHAKGLELIAYIGPNVPPWVSGDPTRLRQILINLLGNAIKFTESGSITVTVQSFPTLVDSGSLHFTVTDTGIGIPEDKIQAIFENFTQVDSSTTRKYGGTGLGLGISKRLVGMMGGTIWVDSALGAGSTFHFTAQLPTCLPQESCPDSSPLPSFALAGRRILIADDHEINRLVVREHLSEFGAEVDEASDGTSALDRLRQAATQGGQYDLVLLDSHMPGLTGLQLAAALQTDAQLRSIPVILLTSEVRLPDTLQLNTVGVRAFIAKPIRRTPLLKVALRTIEQEGVTDLPMKLPAPDAPDTSLASPLRILLVEDLEDNRNLMALFLKDLPYILETAENGLQAVEKFKLSHYDLILMDIQMPEMDGYEATTAIRQWETDAHRVPTPIVALTANAFQEELEKSLAAGCTAHLTKPIKKRTLLEAIHRYGILRSRKDAA; this comes from the coding sequence ATGAAACAGATCTGGCAACATGGAGCCCTCGCCTCGAGTAAATGGTTCACCCGACTGATCCTGGTCGTGGCGTTGCTTCCATTGCTCGTCGGAGGAATCGTGCTCTGGCACGTTGAAACACGTCTGGTCGCCGATGCAGGGCAGAACGTGGCCACCGTGGCGGCCGAGAGCGCCAACAAGCTTGATATGATCGTGCACGAACGGATCAATAGCATCACGTTACTCTCGCATGCGCCCGTCCTCTCTACGCAAAACCGCAAAAAAATCCAACCGATTCTTCGAGCGTTGCTAGATCTCGCACCGGAGTTCAGTTGGGTCGCCCTCACCGATGCGACGGGACGCGTGATTGCAGCCACCGAAGACTCCCTGATCGGGAAGGATTTTGGTCGCAATGCGGCCTTCCTCTCGCTACGCAACGGCGCCCAAACCGCCGTCGAGGATGCCGTCATGAGCCCTGACGATCACGGCCAGTTCGCAATGACGATGATGGCGCGCGTCAACGGCCCGGCTGGCGAGTGGAAAGGCGGAGTGATCGCCCGGATCGGTGTGCCCACCCTCGAAGACGTGCTCACCCAAAGCGTGATGGCACTGCAAACCTTGTGGGGAAATGCCGTACACCTGGAGTACCAGCTTATCAACCATCGTGGCGACCTGATCGCGGATTCGTTCCTGCGCGAGGAGGGGCAGCATAACCTGAGACAGATGGGGGTCCCTTCAGCACAACTGACCGATATCAGCTCCTCCGGCTTTGTCGAGGAGTGGTATCCTCGCCGCAAGACGCAGGTGATTACCGGTTATGCTCGCACGCAGGGGTACGATGACGAAGGGCGGCTGTACTGGAGCATTCTGGTACGAGCGGACCGTCACGACATCCTCGCACCGATCCTCACCAGCATTCTCATTATTGGGCTCGCCGGTGCTCTCGTCATTGCCTCGCTGATCGCCGTACTCCTCTGGAGCACCATCAGCCTGAAACGCGCCTGGCTTCAAACTCAACACGAACACCGCCGGACCTTGGCGGCCGAAGCGCGATTCCTCAAAGTACTCGACGCGTCTCCGGACGCGTTTGTCATGGCGGATGATGCCGGACGCATCGTCTACGTCAATCGCGTCGTCGAATCCACCTTCGGCTACCGGCCCGACGAACTGGTCGGCTGGCCGGTGGAGACCCTGATGCCGGAACGATATCAGCGCGCCCATCCGACTCAACCCCGCCAGGACACAGCGGCCCCCTACACCCGACCCACGAGTGACAACGACGACCTGATCGGGCAACACAAGGATGGGCACGAATTCCCCATCTTAATCAGCCTCAGCTCCGTTGACATGGAAGACGGTTGCTACGCGCTGTCGGCGATCCGTGATATCTCCCTGTTGAAGCAGGCGCAAGAAGAGCGCGAACGGCTGGGTCGTAACATCAGACTGCTGCTCGACTCCACGGCTGAAGGCCTCTGCGGCATGGACCTTCACGGTCGCTGCACCTTTGTGAATCCGGCAGGAGCAGAATTGTTGGGTCACACCCCGGACGAACTGCTAGGTCAGCCTCTGCATGCTCTCATCCACCATTCCCATACGGATGGTTCACCCTGTCCTGAAGAGCGCTGTGCATTGACCCAAGTCTACCGGACCGGAAAAGGCTGCCGATTGGACGATGACGGGTTATGGCGCAAGGATCGGTCTCTGTTCTCGGCGGAAATCGACGCCCGCCCGGTGTATGAGGCCGGCCTCCTGTCGGGCGCCGTCATCGCCTTTACCGATATTTCTGAACGGAAACACACGGAACTGGCACTCGCGACCGCAGCCGCCATTCTGAAGGAGCGGAACGCAGAGCTGTTGGACGCCCGCGACCAGGCCTGGGCCGCCACGAAAGCAAAGAGCGAATTTCTCGCCTCCATGAGTCATGAAATCCGCACGCCGATGAATGCGATCATCGGGATGGCAGACTTGTTGAAAGAAACCACGCTGACCGTCGATCAACGCCACTATGTTGACCGGTTTTCTCACGCCGCCGATGCCTTGCTGGAACTCATCAACGATATCCTCGATCTCTCCAAGATTGAGGCCGGCCACCTGAATCTGGAGACGATCCCGCTTGACCTCCGCGACGTCATCGAGAGTACCGCTGAACTCCTCGCCGGACGCGCACATGCCAAGGGATTGGAGCTGATCGCCTACATTGGCCCGAATGTGCCACCCTGGGTTTCGGGAGACCCCACACGGCTCCGACAGATCCTGATCAATCTCCTCGGCAACGCCATCAAGTTCACCGAGTCTGGTAGCATCACGGTGACGGTGCAGTCATTTCCCACCCTAGTTGATTCCGGCAGCCTTCACTTCACCGTGACGGATACCGGCATCGGCATCCCCGAAGACAAGATCCAGGCGATCTTCGAAAACTTTACTCAAGTCGACTCGTCGACCACACGCAAGTATGGGGGAACCGGCTTGGGGCTTGGCATCAGCAAACGACTTGTCGGCATGATGGGTGGCACCATCTGGGTCGACAGTGCACTCGGAGCCGGCAGCACATTCCACTTTACGGCACAACTGCCTACCTGTCTGCCACAGGAGTCCTGTCCAGACAGTTCGCCTCTCCCAAGTTTCGCATTGGCCGGACGGCGTATTCTCATCGCGGACGACCACGAGATCAACCGTCTGGTCGTGCGAGAGCATTTGTCGGAGTTCGGGGCCGAGGTGGATGAAGCATCCGACGGCACCTCGGCATTGGACAGGCTTCGGCAGGCCGCCACGCAGGGGGGACAGTACGACCTCGTGCTGCTCGATAGCCATATGCCCGGCCTCACCGGCCTCCAGCTCGCGGCGGCGCTCCAAACCGACGCCCAACTCAGGTCCATACCGGTCATTTTGCTCACCTCCGAGGTGCGACTTCCCGACACACTCCAGTTGAACACCGTCGGGGTCCGAGCTTTTATAGCGAAACCAATCCGACGCACCCCGCTTCTCAAAGTAGCCCTGCGTACCATCGAGCAGGAGGGCGTCACTGATCTTCCGATGAAGCTCCCAGCACCGGATGCGCCGGACACCTCACTGGCCAGCCCCTTACGCATCCTGCTCGTAGAGGACCTCGAAGATAACCGTAACCTGATGGCGTTGTTCCTCAAAGATCTGCCCTACATTCTCGAGACGGCAGAAAATGGCCTGCAAGCCGTAGAGAAATTCAAGCTGAGCCACTACGATTTGATCCTGATGGATATTCAAATGCCGGAGATGGACGGATATGAGGCCACCACCGCGATTCGGCAGTGGGAAACCGATGCGCATCGAGTGCCGACACCGATCGTCGCTCTTACGGCCAATGCCTTTCAGGAGGAGCTCGAAAAGAGCTTGGCTGCCGGCTGTACCGCACATCTGACCAAACCGATCAAGAAGCGTACCTTGCTCGAAGCCATTCACCGGTATGGAATCCTCAGATCACGAAAGGACGCAGCCTGA
- a CDS encoding Hpt domain-containing protein — translation MSDSTPASSDLGSGPIIVHVDASFEPLIPKFMANRKKELTTMTAAVDQGDFETVRKVAHGMKGVSGSYGFQAMTVIATRLEQAAKTTDEQSIRTDLPVLGSYLERVEIVYEE, via the coding sequence ATGAGTGACAGCACGCCTGCATCTTCGGACCTCGGGTCCGGACCGATTATCGTTCATGTGGATGCATCCTTTGAACCATTGATCCCCAAATTCATGGCCAACCGGAAGAAAGAGCTCACAACGATGACGGCGGCCGTGGACCAAGGCGATTTCGAAACGGTCCGAAAGGTGGCCCACGGCATGAAGGGGGTCAGCGGCAGTTATGGCTTTCAGGCCATGACCGTCATCGCCACTCGACTTGAACAAGCCGCCAAGACCACGGACGAACAATCCATTCGTACCGACCTCCCGGTCTTGGGGTCATACTTGGAACGTGTCGAAATCGTGTACGAAGAATAA